The DNA segment CGTGCATTACAGTGTGTACATGTCCTTGTAGGAGGCAGTGTAGTTTGAAGCACTGttgtattttcttaaaaattttgagcaCAATTGTGAGATGTTCGGACATAGTGTCTAATTTCTGCACTCGCATaggaatataaaatattatgataTAGATTTCTTTTTCTACATGTGCCAATAATTGTATGGTTAGGTACTCGGGTagaattcattaattatttcatattattttagataGTGAAATCATGGGTGAACAAAGAATATGTATACAACTTTTCAATTGAGGTTtgtgttttgaaaaataaacataatttttaaagatgtcgtgtctttttctaaaattttctattGCCTAAACTCATATAAGATTGTCAAAGTTTGAAGTTCTAGGTAATATATGaggttaaatatatatttaatagagtaaatttttattctaagtTATActgaaatatacaaataatatttttaaaatgatatgaTTCTATTGTGTAttcaattttatgaatttgaatgtCGCCcagaaatttttaaagattctaattatattttttaaaattattatgataaattaacgatatactaaaaattttgtccattaaaattgcataaatattttttatggttaacatgcctagtatacttttattttgttatttttgttggtgtttatgtttataatattttatacattattaaattttaatttgataatctTGTTACCATCAATGGTTTATTCCCTAGTTACTGTAATgatgttaaaatttattttgcatCACTAAATAATATTATGTGTCTCATAGTTTTTGCTATTGGATAAATGTTGTAGTAGCATTTTTTTGAGTTAGTACTTAAATTAGTGATTCATGTTTATATTTTAAACTCTCAAGTGATTCATGTTTATACTTTTAGTTGATGTAAAGTCTATCAGTTCTTAAGCAGTCGCTAACTAAATAAGCTTTTGATTAGTGACTCAATTACGATCACTTACTTCTAACATTTTTTCGGTTAGTTTTGGATTTGTTATAACTCTGCGACGAATTTCTAACAAGATTAGCGAGTAATTTGCTACAAAATAGATAGGATATAGCTTTTGCTTTGCAGCGAAATTGCAGTTGTCAAGTCGCTCGCTAAACTAAACTTGCGACAACTTAGCGAGAAATATATTTCTCCCGCTAATCAGCGACTTGAAATCAGCGAACAAAGTATGTCAGTTGTTAAACGGTCGCAAATTTCTCGCTACTTAGGTCCTAGGTGCTCAATATCCGTATTTCTACTTTAGCGACTAATTAGCAAGGAACACTTCCCTAGTTGAATGATTTATACATTGCGACGAGTTAGCGACGACTATTTTCTATCGCTATCCTAATTTTGAATTTGACAATATTATGCGACAAATTAGCGAGAAACTAGTTGCTcgctaaaaataaaaactttggtGACAAATTAGCTAGGAAATTGTCCTTCGCAAAATGTATTTCAAGTCTTTGTGACGGATTAGCTAGTAACATTGTTCCTCACTAATTAGACTTTTTGCACAAAGTTTATTTAGCGACGAACTAGTGTGTGAATTGTTTCTCGCTAATCGTATATCAAACAATTGCGACGGAATAGTGACAATAATATCCCTCACAACTTTACTTTTATTCGATTGAATCCCTAAGTGACTGATTTGCTAGAACATTGTTACCCGCTAATTAATTTGTGACAAATTAGCGAGAAAATTTTTCTCGCTCTTTTTTTAGCTACTAAAGTCAATTTGCGAGAAACAAACTTACTCGTGAATCCCTCGCTAATCATTCGCTTTTCTCATGTTCGGATATTTTGTGACCACTCATTAATTTTGTCGTTAATACCTCACTAATTTCTTGCAAGTTAGTGACGGATTAgtgacaaaaaatatttctcaCAAAAATCCATCGCTAATTTGTTAAATTCTTGTAGTGGATAACTGTTCAGAACTTGATTTAAAAAACGTAGATAAGAAGGAAATCACGAAGAGAACGTAGATTGAAAATGTTGAGAAAATtcgaaaaaggaaacaaaattctttcaaaaaaagGCAGTTATATATATTCGTGCATTGATTAAAAAGTTTGTTAGATAGTGGTGCGTGAGGTGAATTAGGTTAAAGAGATTTGTATGAACTTATATGTGTAAATGATTTGTATGtggataatatttattattattattattattattattattattattattattattattattattggcaaTTAAGTTGATAAAGGCTCTACCAGCTCTTGTTATGCAAGCATACTTAGCAACTAAGATTATACTTAGCAACTAAGATTACATATATGTGTACTTGTGTGTAGTGTCCAATGAAAGAAAATGTGCCATGAATGAAAGAAAATGACTTGAGCTGATAAGAAAATAACTTCCTCTGTGTTGCTTGTGTCCGAGAAAATATCACTATATCAGACAAAAATTATACTGAATTGTTTAGAGTAAGTGAATTTTGGACTAATTAAttgtgaattttaaatttatatacagatatattcttttatttgtatagaaacatttaaaaaataggTGGAGtctatattaaatttaatttatttaaaatataaaaatatatgttgaaGTTATTGTTAGTAAgagcttttaatttttttaataagtatataaaaatatattaaaaaatttaaccttttgtattttttataagcttttttttttaaattagtaacttaaatcctaaaaataaactatagatgaataaattttcattttgaTCCACTAATCTAcatatgaataaataaaataaattattattgtctATGAATATTCAGAGCATTGTCAAATCTATAGATATATTGAAACAACATTTTGTGATTCAAAACTAATTTTGTTCACTTTTATATTATGATGCACAGATACGGGACACGATACGACACGGGATATATGGAcatatgaattttaaaatcttataagatACGGAGATACGgtatatatatagaatataaagtattttttagataaattacaataaattttttatattttattgctgttaaaatataaaataattttttaactatttttaatgtctttttttaattatataaaagtaactaaaatattttttgttttaataaataataatatatattatttctaaactcatttcaataatatatgttaaaaataaagttgGACACGCGGACACATAATgatatttaggtgtgtccaagTGTATCggagaagaattttttattttttattaagatacggTTGGATACCGGACGAGTGTCGATGAGTATCGTATCCAAAATGTGTCCGATACGCAGATACGGCAATTCAACGAAGTGTCCGTGCTTCATATaactgtttttcttttttccgaTTAAACTAAAGCATGCAAAGAATCTCTTGAGCCTCTTTATACTATGTCACTTTTATTATTACTACTACTATATTATATACAAAGTATATTTAACCAAAAACTATAAGAACctcctataattattatacAAATGTTTATTTAATATGTTCTTATAATCAATGTGAAACTTTGACGTATATATAGCTTTATCCATGCATGGGGCAGCACCTTTATCAGTTATCACCCTCCTTTTCTCCTTTAACCCTTTAACtctctttgctttctttttcccttctaTAATTCACCTTTTCATTTCACACGAGTTTCACATTTCTTAGAAGTTAGAACTGCTTTATATACCTCTATAGAGTTTCTCATTTTTCCTCATAATAAGCCTCATTCCTTTTTTGTGTTTGATTGCTTCATACAACTAAGCAATGTGGTTTGtttcatctttattttcttctctcatGCACTCTCCCACTTGTTTTCTACTCAAACCCATTTTCCTTCATGCCTTGTCTTCCTTTTTCCATCTTCTATTGTTGGCAATGGTTTTGGTGCCATTGCTTTGTAAGAGAATCATCACAGTAGAATCCAAAGAGaagaaaactaataataataataaagcttTGTTTCAAAAGACTCTGTTTTGTTCTGTTGGTTTTTCAGCTTTCAACCTTTTCCTCTCTCTCATCAACTACTTCATTTGGTATAGAACTAGTTTGACACAAGAAAAGCTTTTTACCCTTTTGGATTTGGCTCTCAAAACTGTTTCTTGGGGTGTTCTTGCTATTTCCATGCATAATGATCATAGAAGATTTCCCTTACTACTATTCAGAATTTGGTGTGCCTTCTACCTGTTTGTTTCTTGTTCTTCCTTTATAGTGGACATCATTGTTCTTATTCTATACAAAAAACATGTTCCTTTACCACCTCAGTGCATAGTTTCTGATGTGGTAGCTACTCTTGTTGGCTtgtttttttgttatgttatgTGTTTTGTGAAGAATGATGAGTGTGAAGATATCAGCACCATTGAGGAACCTCTATTGAATGGTGATGAtcatgcttcttccatggagaAAAAAGAGACTAATAGAGGGGGAGAAACCGTTACGCCTTATTCGAATGCTGGAATTCTCAGCATTCTAACATTCTCTTGGATTGGTTCTCTTATAGCTCTTGGTAATAAGAAAATCTTAGACCTTGAGGATGTTCCACAACTAGATTCCAGAGATAGTGTTGTTGAAGCTTTTCCAGCTTTCAAGGAAAAGGTTGAAGCAGATTGTGGTGGAACAAACCACATAACCACTCTTAAGCTTGTGAAATTGCTAGTAGTTTCAGCATGGAAAGAGATTCTGTTCACTGCATTTCTTGCATTGTTGAACACTTTGGCTTCTTATGTTGGTCCTTATCTTATTGATGCTTTTGTTCAGTTTCTTGATGGAAAACAACTCTATGAAAATcagggctatgttttggtttctGCATTTTTTGTAGCAAAGATTGTTGAATGTCTTTCACAAAGGCATTGGTTCTTTAAGTTGCAACAAATCGGAATCCGAATCAGAGCACTGCTTGTGACAATGATCTATAACAAATCATTGACCCTGTCTTGTCAATCAAAAAAGGGACATACTTCAGGGGAGACAATCAACTTGATGACGGTTGATGCCGAAAGAATCGGTGTTTTCAGTTGGTACATGCATGATTTATGGCTAGTAATATTGCAAGTTTCATTAGCATTATTGATTTTGTATAAGAATCTTGGCATTGCTTCAATTGCTGCGTTTTTTGCAACAGTTTTTGTAATGTTGGCAAATATCCCTTTAGGATCATTGCAAGAGAAGTTCCAAACAAAGTTGATGGAATCAAAAGATACAAGAATGAAGGCAACATCAGAGGTTCTTAGGAACATGAGGATCCTCAAATTACAAGGATGGGAAATGaagtttctatctaagataatTCAACTCAGAAAAACTGAACAAATGTGgctaaaaaaatttgtttacaCTTCAGCCATGACCACATTTGTGTTTTGGGGTGCTCCAACATTTGTTTCTGTTGTTACTTTTGGCACCTGCATGCTTGTAGGGATTCCACTTGAATCAGGGAAAATCTTATCAGCACTTGCTACATTCAGAATTCTTCAAGAGCCTATATACAATCTTCCAGAAACAATTTCAATGATTGCACAAACTAAGGTTTCTCTTGATAGGATTTCGTTGTTCCTTCGCCTCGAAGACTTGCAATTCGATGTTGTAGAGAAGCTTCCATTAGGTACTTCTGATAAAGCTATTGAAGTAACTAACGGAAACTTCTCTTGGGATTTATCTTCTTCAGTTACAACATTGAAGAACATAAATCTAAGTGTTTTTCATGGCATGAAAGTTGCTGTTTGTGGCACTGTTGGATCAGGAAAATCTACATTACTCTCTTGTATATTAGGAGAAGTACCAAAGGTTTCAGGAACTCTAAAAGTGTGTGGTAAGAAAGCATATGTTGCTCAATCACCATGGATACAAAGTGGGAAAATTGAAGATAATATATTGTTTGGTAAGAAGATGGATAGGGAAAAGTATGAGAAGATTCTTGAAGCTTGTTCCTTGAAGAAGGATCTTGAGACTTTGTCATTTGGGGACCAAACAATTATAGGTGAACGTGGGATAAATTTGAGTGGTGGACAAAAACAAAGGATTCAAATAGCTCGTGCTTTATATCAAGATTCTGATATATATCTATTTGATGATCCTTTTAGTGCTGTTGATGCTCATACAGGTTCTCATCTCTTTAaggtaactctttttctgttatttatcGTGTGCACTATGATCTGGTCTCTTAtgcataatataaaaatatgaataactTTTTTTAACTAATCTTTTTCTAGTTTATTTGTGGATTGACAGGAATGTTTGTTAGGCCATTTGAGTTCAAAGACAGTAGTTTATGTTACTCATCAAGTAGAGTTCTTACCTGCTGCTGATCTTATATTGGTGAGTATATGTTCTTATAATCTTATGAGATTAATTTCTAGGAGCTTAATATTGTATGACAATTTTTATGCTTCTAGTTAATTGAATAGTAGGAAAGTGAAAAAGCATGGTTGGAAATTGATTCTGGAATTTTATTGCCATTTATTCAAAAAGTGGTTTTTATTAGTTACTACCCTTGATGTTGTTATGCCCTGTTGTTAGGTCATGAAAATTGGAAAAATTACTCAATGTGGAAAGTATATTGAATTGCTTAACAATGGAACTGATTTTATGGAACTTGTTGGTGCACATAAAAAAGCTTTGTCCACACTTGATTCAACAAGTACCTTTGAACAAGATATTAGTGTCTCTAATGCTCATGTTGTGGAACAAAAAGAGGCAAGAAAAGATGATCAAATTGGTAATAAAATAGACATCAATGATCATAGTGAGCCAAAAGGCCAGCtagttcaagaagaagaaagagagaaaggtaAAGTTGGGTTTTTGATATATTGGAAATACATCACCACAGCATATAGAGGGATTCTTGTTCCATTCATATTGTTGGCTCAGATTCTGTTCCAAACTCTCCAAATTGGAAGCAACTATTGGATGACTTGGGCtacaccaatctcacaagagGATCCATCACCTGTTGAAGGATCAATTCTTATAATTGTTTATGTTGCTTTGGCTATTGGAAGTTCTTTCTGCATTCTTGCTAGAGCTATGCTTCTTGTTACTGCCGGTTACAAAACTGCTACACTGCTATTCAATAAGATGCACTTCTGCATTTTCCGCGCACCAATGTCATTCTTTGATTCTACTCCAAGTGGTAGAATTCTCAATAGAGTATGTGATGTTCCATTCTTTTGACcctttatctttttctcttcCTTCCATGGTTAATTTTTGAGGTATAATTTGTGTACTTATATCTCATTATAACATTTCATACAACATTTATTAATGCAGGCTTCTACTGACCAAAGTTCTGTTGATACTGACATTCCAAATCAAATTAGTTCAGTTGCCTTCACTCTCATACAGCTTCTTGGAATCATAGCAGTGATGTCTCAAGTTGCATGGCAAGTTTTCTTTGTATTCATACCTGTCATTGCAGCCAGCATATGGTACCAGGTAACATCCTTTTGCAGAAAAACTTGATTTTACATTGTGATATTATGGATGATCTTGAACTAACATATGTAGTGCTGAACTTAAATTTTCTGCAGCAATATTACTTACCAGCAGCGCGAGAACTATCGCGCTTAGTTGGAGTATGCAAAGCGCCAGTGATTCAACACTTTGCTGAAACAATCTCTGGTGCATCAACAATTAGAAGCTTTGATCAGCAGTCTAGATTTCAGGAAACAAATATGAAACTTTCGGACGAATATTCTCGGCCGAAATTCAATGTTACTGGTGCTATGGAATGGCTGTGCTTTCGCTTAGATATGTTGTCTTCAATCACATTTGCAGTTTCCTTGATATTCTTGGTATCTATTCCAAAAGGAGTCATAAATCCAAGTATGTAACAACATAACTATGATATTTTGCAAACAATTCAAAGGTTACTCTGCATATTAATGAAGAACTTTAACTTCTATGTATCCTTTTTCACTTGTATCTAATTTTGTGATTGAAGGCATTGCTGGTTTAGCTGTTACCTATGGACTAAATTTAAACATGGTGCAAGCTTGGGTTGTATGGAATCTATGCCGCTTAGAAAACAAGATCATATCGGTAGAAAGGATTATGCAGTATACTTGTGTTCCTAGTGAGCCTCCCCTTGTTGTAGAAGAAAATAGACCAGATCCTTCTTGGCCATTATATGGTGAGGTTGATATACAAAACTTGCAGGTATTTAAAGAAATTGTTTTGTTTCTTGCTATACAAGTTATTGTT comes from the Arachis duranensis cultivar V14167 chromosome 7, aradu.V14167.gnm2.J7QH, whole genome shotgun sequence genome and includes:
- the LOC107496270 gene encoding ABC transporter C family member 3 isoform X1, giving the protein MHSPTCFLLKPIFLHALSSFFHLLLLAMVLVPLLCKRIITVESKEKKTNNNNKALFQKTLFCSVGFSAFNLFLSLINYFIWYRTSLTQEKLFTLLDLALKTVSWGVLAISMHNDHRRFPLLLFRIWCAFYLFVSCSSFIVDIIVLILYKKHVPLPPQCIVSDVVATLVGLFFCYVMCFVKNDECEDISTIEEPLLNGDDHASSMEKKETNRGGETVTPYSNAGILSILTFSWIGSLIALGNKKILDLEDVPQLDSRDSVVEAFPAFKEKVEADCGGTNHITTLKLVKLLVVSAWKEILFTAFLALLNTLASYVGPYLIDAFVQFLDGKQLYENQGYVLVSAFFVAKIVECLSQRHWFFKLQQIGIRIRALLVTMIYNKSLTLSCQSKKGHTSGETINLMTVDAERIGVFSWYMHDLWLVILQVSLALLILYKNLGIASIAAFFATVFVMLANIPLGSLQEKFQTKLMESKDTRMKATSEVLRNMRILKLQGWEMKFLSKIIQLRKTEQMWLKKFVYTSAMTTFVFWGAPTFVSVVTFGTCMLVGIPLESGKILSALATFRILQEPIYNLPETISMIAQTKVSLDRISLFLRLEDLQFDVVEKLPLGTSDKAIEVTNGNFSWDLSSSVTTLKNINLSVFHGMKVAVCGTVGSGKSTLLSCILGEVPKVSGTLKVCGKKAYVAQSPWIQSGKIEDNILFGKKMDREKYEKILEACSLKKDLETLSFGDQTIIGERGINLSGGQKQRIQIARALYQDSDIYLFDDPFSAVDAHTGSHLFKECLLGHLSSKTVVYVTHQVEFLPAADLILVMKIGKITQCGKYIELLNNGTDFMELVGAHKKALSTLDSTSTFEQDISVSNAHVVEQKEARKDDQIGNKIDINDHSEPKGQLVQEEEREKGKVGFLIYWKYITTAYRGILVPFILLAQILFQTLQIGSNYWMTWATPISQEDPSPVEGSILIIVYVALAIGSSFCILARAMLLVTAGYKTATLLFNKMHFCIFRAPMSFFDSTPSGRILNRASTDQSSVDTDIPNQISSVAFTLIQLLGIIAVMSQVAWQVFFVFIPVIAASIWYQQYYLPAARELSRLVGVCKAPVIQHFAETISGASTIRSFDQQSRFQETNMKLSDEYSRPKFNVTGAMEWLCFRLDMLSSITFAVSLIFLVSIPKGVINPSIAGLAVTYGLNLNMVQAWVVWNLCRLENKIISVERIMQYTCVPSEPPLVVEENRPDPSWPLYGEVDIQNLQVRYASHLPLVLRGISCTFYGGLKTGIVGRTGSGKSTLIQTLFRIVEPAAGRVMIDGINISSVGLHDLRSRLGIIPQDPTMFEGTVRNNLDPLEEYTDEQIWEALDKCQLGDEVRKKEGKLDSPVSENGENWSMGQRQLVCLGRVLLKKSKILVLDEATASVDTATDNLIQQTLKLHFADSTIITIAHRITSILDSNMVLLLHQGVIEEYESPSKLLEDRCSSFSQLVAEYSTRSKSSFDKYVDQ
- the LOC107496270 gene encoding ABC transporter C family member 3 isoform X2; the protein is MPKESVFSVGSLQEKFQTKLMESKDTRMKATSEVLRNMRILKLQGWEMKFLSKIIQLRKTEQMWLKKFVYTSAMTTFVFWGAPTFVSVVTFGTCMLVGIPLESGKILSALATFRILQEPIYNLPETISMIAQTKVSLDRISLFLRLEDLQFDVVEKLPLGTSDKAIEVTNGNFSWDLSSSVTTLKNINLSVFHGMKVAVCGTVGSGKSTLLSCILGEVPKVSGTLKVCGKKAYVAQSPWIQSGKIEDNILFGKKMDREKYEKILEACSLKKDLETLSFGDQTIIGERGINLSGGQKQRIQIARALYQDSDIYLFDDPFSAVDAHTGSHLFKECLLGHLSSKTVVYVTHQVEFLPAADLILVMKIGKITQCGKYIELLNNGTDFMELVGAHKKALSTLDSTSTFEQDISVSNAHVVEQKEARKDDQIGNKIDINDHSEPKGQLVQEEEREKGKVGFLIYWKYITTAYRGILVPFILLAQILFQTLQIGSNYWMTWATPISQEDPSPVEGSILIIVYVALAIGSSFCILARAMLLVTAGYKTATLLFNKMHFCIFRAPMSFFDSTPSGRILNRASTDQSSVDTDIPNQISSVAFTLIQLLGIIAVMSQVAWQVFFVFIPVIAASIWYQQYYLPAARELSRLVGVCKAPVIQHFAETISGASTIRSFDQQSRFQETNMKLSDEYSRPKFNVTGAMEWLCFRLDMLSSITFAVSLIFLVSIPKGVINPSIAGLAVTYGLNLNMVQAWVVWNLCRLENKIISVERIMQYTCVPSEPPLVVEENRPDPSWPLYGEVDIQNLQVRYASHLPLVLRGISCTFYGGLKTGIVGRTGSGKSTLIQTLFRIVEPAAGRVMIDGINISSVGLHDLRSRLGIIPQDPTMFEGTVRNNLDPLEEYTDEQIWEALDKCQLGDEVRKKEGKLDSPVSENGENWSMGQRQLVCLGRVLLKKSKILVLDEATASVDTATDNLIQQTLKLHFADSTIITIAHRITSILDSNMVLLLHQGVIEEYESPSKLLEDRCSSFSQLVAEYSTRSKSSFDKYVDQ